The genomic DNA CAGAAAATCCAAACTTGAGCGACTCCGGCAGCGTGACACTCGAAGTCGCGGGCTCATTAAAGACACCCGCAATGAGCACATGATCGCCCGAGGAAAAGCGAATCCAGCGGGGTTGTCCAGACCGGACGGCATCCCGCCGCTGATTATTCAGAAACTGCTCGATTCGTCCAACCACATCCAGCATTTGCTGTCGGTAGAGCAGAGCATTAATCGTCGGCACAGTAATCGAGATCAAAACCGAAAGCAGGGCCACACTCAGGAGCAACTCCAGCAGTGTGAACCCTGATTTTTTCACGATCATTACTCGATTCATCTCAAATATAAGTTAGGTGCATTCAGTGAAAGTATGGAAAATAGCTAATAGTCAGTTCCCTCTCCCTGAGGGAGAGGGGGAATTTAGGTGACATTCCATTAGAACGTCGAAGTGCGCCCCTCATCCGGCCTTTGGTCCCAACCGCTCCCCAGGAGAAGTAAAATAAACTTCGGTGTTCTGCGGGAGCAAA from Rubinisphaera italica includes the following:
- a CDS encoding prepilin-type N-terminal cleavage/methylation domain-containing protein; this encodes MIVKKSGFTLLELLLSVALLSVLISITVPTINALLYRQQMLDVVGRIEQFLNNQRRDAVRSGQPRWIRFSSGDHVLIAGVFNEPATSSVTLPESLKFGFSDFAETLTSEQLGELGLNSQEHRWSPEMLYFADGTASGMIFLIEEESKKGYLFEVSTLNGYVSIDQHTPDRLEALRP